The DNA segment ATTTAAAGTACACTAGAGAGAGAGAGCACTTAACTTGTACACACTGCTGCTAAGTAGTCTTGAACATtaaactgcttttgctttctttgggCCTATTAGCTAGACATTTTCTAAATCATCAGGTCtgttttatggaaaaataaaatgtgtctgGCCATTACTAGTTGCATGTACTCACTTAATTTCAGTCCTGGGAAAACAGTCAAAAATACATGTATGGTAATGGGTTATTCTAATAACAATGAGCATAGCTGATGAGATGGCTGGATAATCTATCCCTGGTGAGCAGTACAGTCATTAATTCAGTTTCTTGGTGCCTGGCTTTCTGATAGGTGGATCTCTGGCACTGTTTTTGCCCCTTACTCAATTATCTCTCTAGGCTACAGGATGAcaaataaaagattattttcaattAGTGGGGTGTAAGAGAGTGGGAATATGCAGTGCAATAAATGCTTTGTCTGGATATTTATTTTAGAGTGTAAGggccttcttttttttaaagcttaacACAGTATCTCTGGTGTAAGTATGCCCACACATTGAttcaatcagaaaaaaacataatgcaGAGAAAACCCAAAGTAATGAAATCCGTGATAATTCTGTAGTTTTTTCCCCtaaaggtgttcaagaccaggttggatggggccttgggcagcctggtctggtgggaggtgtccctgcccatggcaggggggttggaattggatgatctttaaggtcccttccaagccaaactattctatgattctatattcagCAGTATCAGCACTGCTTGTTTAAGGTCGCTTAttcatcttctcttctttcaagcTCTCATTTCTCAATGATGCTCAGCGTTCATTGATGGAGATGGGACCCTGTCATGCGCCCAATGGCCTTCAATCTCAAAAAGGTTAGCATAGTCAGCATGGGGATATCTAGGAGTGGGGGAGGAGGGGTGAAGCACATGCATGGACATGCAGAGGCAAAATACTTTCAGTACTATAGCTGCTGATGTCAAGCTTTGTAAGCTTTCTTCAGGTACAAcggaaaggcttttttttcctgatgcttaGCGAACCTATGTGTAGTTTTCCTTTAATCATTAAATGccacaaatgaaagaaaggcaCAGCACAGGAAAACTGCAACTACTTATGCAACCTGTAAAGCATTTCTAGttgaataaagcaaaatatgttCCTTGCAGTTAAGCGGAGACCTCCAACTCTTTAAATATACTCAGTAGCAACAATTTGTTTCCAACCCTTTACATTAAAACTAGGTTGAAGCTAGCTAGCTTGCAAGAGGAACAAGTGGTTTActgattctttttctcttttttctttttttttttttttaaacaacatagtatttacagtatttacaaaaagcaaaacagaaaaccacatCTGTATGTGGAAAAGCTTTACCGGCATTCATGATGCTCCTTGATAATAGAACTAAAGGTGTTCTGATGTAAACTTGTCTtcactcttttttccctttgtcttcTGTTGCAAAACCAAACTCTTACAACTTCTTTCTCAAGATTGAGTCCCTCAGCCATCCTCATAATTTCCTGAGAAGAAGGCTTGCTTTGTTCTCCAAAGTGTCTTTCTAGAGCTTCTTTGGCAGCGATACTGGACAAAGGGATAAAATGTCacctttaaaatcttttctgacACACTCAGGCTTTCACCACTAGCTCAGAAGAAGAGTCAAGGAAGAGCACTGAAAGCAGTGACTTGGTTTGTTACCTCTTTTTCTATCAAAGGAAATGCACAGAGCTTAAATTACTCCCTAGTTCTTTGCTGACATGGACAGCATCACATCACGCAGAATTTCAGCACAGAgtaatttaaatgcaaagcCAGAATCAAGTTTAATGCAGTTTCAGTGGCAATCATAAAATGTTTGTGCTTCTTGATGTTCTCTAGGAGATACACCTACCAGCCAGATGTGAGTGGGATCACAGGAATTGAAACAAGCCTGACCAACCATTCTGACCCAGCCACAGAAGTGTTGTGGGAGTTTAGCAAGTGTACGTTACTGGGGTTAACTGGTTGAATAGAATCGTTTGAGTTTACAGAGGGGAAGAGCTCCTTCACTTGtaatttaggaaatattttatgttgtaTCAAGTTCTGCATCTCATTTTGTTATAAAGAGGGCACTAGGGTATTTCTAGAAATCACAGAGATTATGGCAAGCTGTTTTAGTAATCACTCCACTTTCTAGAAGCCTTCCTTAATCTATTCCTCACAGTTGCCAGTGACCAAAGTTGAGTGGTTCCATAAACAAAGTAAGTTAACACTATCTTTCTTTATTGTGAGGTAGAATTTCCTTCCTGTTCGTGTTACCTATTCTCAGAAAACCAGGAGTGTCTGTAACATGCTTATGTCCCACCAGGATGCATCTAAAACTGCCTTCAGCAGTAGTTGTAATTTCTTTGGACACAAGAGGGCACTTCATGCATTAGTCTGGAAATGAGTTACAGGTATTTCTGTTGTAGAAATAGACCAGATATCAGCTGGAGTTCTAGTTATTTCATCACTTTATCTGTAATATGCTACTGGTCTTTCATTTATAGGtctatttttcaatatttagtAAAACTACCAAAACTGCTTAATTAGTAACATAGTGTTCTGCACACACAGAAGTGTAGCAACGTCATTGGTTTTAACTAACAGTTTCTTAGGCTTTCTGatcaaaatagaaaagaaaatagcttcCACAAATTCAAATTAAGTAGATTTTGCTCAGGGTATGGATGAGGTAATTTAGTTAGTGGGATTTTTGTTCAAACATCCATTAAGAACTGCTGAGAGTAAGACTGCAGTTTAGATAGAGCCCACCTCCCTAATTAGTTTGAGGTCTTCAAACTAAGGTCCTATGTAAATTCAAAGGAAGAATTAATATTCTTAATGTATGGGATTCAGTCCTGAGTGTCCCCTCAATTATTTGTGCCCTTCATGACCTGTCATATTTGATACTCCCAGTGCAGTGGAGTTagatgcaaaagcagaaataattaaaaacttctTAATACAAGGGCTGATTTGCTTGatagctgttaaaaaaaaaaaaaaaaaaaaaaaatcaaagcccaCAGTGTTAGAATAGTCTTCAGTGAGCTCCTCTAGCCTGAGGAATACAACTAGGACAGAGATTATTTCAACTCACAGCTCTCATGTAGGCCATATTGCATAAACCGGGCAGGGTCTTGGCACTGCCACTCAAATACTTATTGGCTTTAagagaagctgagaggagaaaCTGGACTTCCAAGAGTAAACCTTCACCTCTTGGGAGGTGCTCTAATGAGAATATCCCATCCCCAACTCTATCATAATTGAGGAGCATCCCACTGGAAAAATATTGACTTCGGAAGTCAGACAGAAATCACATCTTCACTTTATTCCTTGGATCAAAGGCAACATGACTCGAAAAATCAGTCTCAAGTTgaatgtgaaaggaaaatatatgacTTGTGGCTGCGGGGTTCTGAGATTGTGGGACAACAGAGCAGTGTATGTCTCTAGGAGGCAGCATGGCACATTGGGAAGGATCCCTGTTCAGAGAACAGGCACTTCAGTGTAGCAGGAAGGTTCTTGTACAACCAGAGTTGAACCTAGAGGCAGACAAATTCCCTTCCTGTAGAAGAATGCTACAGCTCTTTGAAAGCCCCCTCTGAGTGAATTCTTCACCATAAATGATGAGTCTAAGATacataaagaggaaataattgCCCCATGTTTTCGTTTTGCCTATTTAATAATTGTTTTTGTAACGTGATTACCAGACTACTTGATTTCCATATGGAGTTGAAGCTAGGTAGGTGATACTGGTTGGCCACTAGAGACACAATAAGCAGGAGAAGACagttctctgttttccatttagTTTGTGAAAGTGCTTCTCTGGGAACTCCAAAGAATGCAATGACATAGGACAGGGATCCAATATTACGTGTAGAATATGCCCTCAAATTTCCCAGACCTCACTTCTCTggcaaaataatgaaatttattttagtatACTGTAGAACctccaaataagaaaaaaaaaaagagtgctcTGACACCATATTCACTATGCAAATATCATATTGTTAGAGTGGAatcagagtaatttttttttttgtctttaagtaTGTTGCTGTGTGTTAAAAAAAGGTCTTTAATTGGGAAATGCAGTATCTTTGGAGCAAACTGGGGTTTTGGAGAGTTatgctgttatttttcactggaatgtttcaaaacagtgaaacattttgaaacaCTGACTACAGAGATTCATTAATAGAAAATGACACTTTTGATTTCAAGCCCAAGATAAAGAAGCATCTTAGCCAAAGGGGCAACATGTAACACTCTCAATATTTATTACCTTATGGTGGTTCTGCGCTTCCGCTTCCTCTCATTCACTCCAACTTTTTCATTGTATaaagctgcattaaaaataaaacaaaacaaaccctaGCAGTTATGTTCCATAGCGGATGGAAAACAAGCACAAAtatctccaggaaaaaaaaaaaaagtttctttgaagacagaagaaacCTATCAGATAATGCTTCAGAATCAGAGCATCACCACACATAGGGgaactttttttcttagagaTGGTTGTTCATTGTTTTACCTCCAGTTATAAAATGGTTATAAGCAGAAGCACCGCTGGCTCTATGCCTATGTACCTGCAAATCCACATTTCAGCCCCCTCCTCTTACACACCTTCTTCCACCTCCCCTGTAGGGTACAGTCTAAGGATATAGAAGCCATTTCCATATCCCTCGActacctctttttttcagaaatacagcCTTTATTCCCAACACCATTTATTCGTCTGCTTCTTCAACTCCACTTGCTAACAGACAAGACCTCTCTCGCTTCTCAGAGGCCATTGCCTACACACCTTATCTTACCCTGCAGCTCAAGCCTGTAATACTGCTCattcaggcagcagctgctaCCCATCTCAACCTTCTTACAAGCGATTCTCACAACGTGCCAGCCACATCAGGACACTCTGCTTTCTAGTGCGcttacagaggaagaaagccTTCTGCTTTTGGTTCAAAGTAAACTGATGTGTGTGGCAGAAGGAGCTGTTTAATGTTTCCTACTGTTGAATACAATGACAAATCCAAAAAATAGCATTAAGgtcatcttctctttcttcccataCTAGGTGAGTGCTGCACAGTGGTAGTCCTGGCATTTGTTGTCACCTCTGGGCATACTGCTTCTGAGCGATGCAATTCATACAGATGTAAAGGATGTACTTTAAAATAACCCATTTGCTTTAAATCAACCAACCCGTTCTAAAGTGCACTTCCCACAGCAAACCCTGTGATTCTTCCTACAGCTCGAATGTAACTGGGCAAAAGGAATGGAATCCCCTTTTAGCAAAAAGGTCACATCAAAAACCTCTGGGCCATGCTATTCTTCTTCACAATTCAAAGACCAGCTGAACTCAAATCCTTTCCCCCATGGCCACATCTTGTATGCcagaggctggaagggaaagTCCTTTGCTGGCAAAGAATTCATAGACGCTGGCAAATGGGTTGTCCTGCAGATCCTACTAACAGCTCTGACCTGCACTACAGGAATGGAGCCATTTTCCTGGGATGGCActggaataaattattttcagtaggCCAAGTGATGTTATTCCGAACCCTCTACGCTTTTTAACTTGCCCTTCCTTGCTCACCCAAAAAAGATAACCAGAATTTAATATAAGCACATCTTAGTATATAAAGACGTGAAACCAAAAACTTTAGTCTATGAAGGACACATACTAGTCCTTCAATGTATAGGTAGGATTCTGGTCTATATGCAAATCAGTATTTAGAGGATTTCAATTCTCTACCTCCTACTTGTTCTGCTTCTTCCAGCCACTTGGACAGTATCGATTTCAGTTTGCATGCATTCTTGAAACTTAGCTGCAAGTTTTCAAACCGACAAATGGTAGTTTGGCTGAATTCAGAGCCATGAACAGCAGCCAGTGCTTCTCCAACGTTGGTTTGTGTATAACCTGTTAAAAATTGagataaaaaaagtaattaggGGGCTTTCTAGAAAGGGTTACTTTCCTTGAGATGCTTAGCCCTGCACTGTTGACTTATATGAATAGTGTATGCCTGCAGTGACTTCAGGACGAGGTTTCTGCAGAGGTCTCTGTGGCTGACTCTGAGCTCACCTCAGAGatcttttctgtctgctgttgGTTTCAGGGCAGTTTTACCCTGATTTAGCGGAGTTTTACAGTCTGGAGTTAGGGATTTGGGAAGGATCCAGACCTCATATCTTTCTTTCTATAGATAGTACAATGACAATAAGCTGATCCCTAGTGGCACTGCTGGTCTCCTGTTATTTGTTGTGACAACTAAGTTGAAGTGATCAGGGCAATGTTGCAGTTTCTATGCAGACACTGGCTTTGTAAGAGCAGCTCCCCATTCAGTGCTCTGAATGTGTATCTGCTGTGTTCAGGGGTCTGGCTCATCATCTTCCCTTTGTGCCTCTGCACCAGAGCAGGTACAATCTTTTTGGATGCTGAATGTCTCATGAGGCAGCTTTTTACCTTCGTATTGATTTCACTAATTCTGTGTCTGAGTCTCAAAGACATAGCTCATATTAACTCTGTCTTCCCTTGTAAAGCTCAACCTCAGATTagttttcctgtgaaaattacatttttcccaTCAGAGCATCAAGCCCAGTCTTACAAGCtgtgtgctttttgtttgtattgGAGGAAGTTTAGTTCCCTCACAAATTCAGGATGAAGACACTGTAATAATTACAGTGATTAACAGCTTGGGGCCTAGCAAACATTTCCATTGCTGTGGCTGACATTAAGTACATACATATGGAAAACTAACCAATTAAAAACACTACTTTAAACCCTAAATTTTTACTTCTGTCCTTATTTTTACACTGCAAATGTAACATGCTAACTTTCTAGCTGTTTAGGTAATATGTAGATACCTGTAAAACCCTTATACttactggtttgggttttttttacatttataaagCTGGATTTTTGTAGGACGCCCTGTTTTGTGATGATACAACGCAATGTTATGAGTAACAATGTAAAAATTGCAACTCTTCATTCATAATATCCAATGTTTGTAAGCAGGATGAATCTGCAGCAGCAGATACTTTTTCAGTAGTGTGCAAACAGGAATGAGATGggcttttattttgcaatgtACCTCAAACCTTCTGTAGAAAGGAGAAATACCCTTCAGATGAGAAAGACGTGGCCCAGTCTACCTTTGTCCTCAGCTAGGACTGTCCAGTGAAACACAAGCACCTCACCGGAGACCCTCTAATGCAATTAATTCATCATGCATCAACCCCAGTAGTTATAAGTTAGCAACAAAAATAGTAGTTGCTACTATACCTACAGCTTTgcacaagaaaataaaccaggaaGAGAAGCTTCCTATTGGTATGAAAGATTTACCATGGATGTCATTTGTCTTGCACACTGAAGTGACACTGCACCATCAGATGAACCACTTTATTGGGAAGGGAGTGGGTATGAGAGGTAGGAGAACGTGTTGCCCTAAGTTGCAGAAAATTTGGGTCTGTGCAAAATAATACACCTACTACTGAATGTAATTTAATGAGCAccaataattttttcttcatgtaaaaGAGATTTAAGCACAGGAAGGTTCAAAGCCATTTCTGTGAATGAAGTTGCAAAAAGCTGAAGTTCATTAATTCCATGCAAGTCTTTTAGGAATGGAGAAATTTTGGCAGTGTAAGGCATGATTAAAGTTATGATTAGACAACTGCAGAGGCTAGACTATAAAACAGTTGGAAATAATTGGGCTTTCACTATAattcttcagcctttttttttttttgcagacatAAAGCACATACCCAGCTTAATTCTACGCAGCTTAAATTCATTAGCAAATTTCTCCAGTTCCCTGATTTCAGGGGAGTCCATGTCGACAGGCTCTTCGATAGACTTGCTTTTTCTGCGGAACTCCTGCTTGAAGTCTGTGGCAGTGGGATCATCCGTGAGGAGGGACTGGTGCATGGGTGTGAAGCCGTGGCCCAGGGCACAGGAGCTGGCACTCAGGGCATGCTCCGGAAATTTATAAAGGCAAGGGGTCAGACTACCTGAACaacaccaaaaagaaaactcaatACAGTTATTCTTTACTGCTATACAATAAAAATGTGCCTTCATTATCTCATAATCCATGTCtgtaatatttattatataacaTATGCAAAAGTATCCGAGACTGGGGATCTCCTCAGAAATAGAGTGTCTCTTTTGTCCCAATACATAAAAAATGACCAAGAGCCACTTTCAAAGGCCACAGCCATTTTACTAAGAAACTAGTAAACTGTGATGTACTTTAATAAGATGGTAAATGGTCCAAACTTAAATAACAATCCAAGGCCTCAAGTGGAATTCATTAGaataataaatacagatttttgtccttttgagCCACCTAAAATGCAGCAGTCTCTATTTTATCAtacaaagaatattttgctgtaaataCCATTTTATGCTCAGACAAGGTACTATGTTGGTTTAGCTTTAGCACaaaatttgtttgaagaaaGTACACAGGTAAgagctcaaagaaaaaaaatccaaaacccaGAACACCTTCAGAATGATTGTTCtggcttaaaaagaaattgctcaaggacaaaacaaaactctcttATGCTGCCTGATCTATTTGCTATTCAAAATTATCAGACTTAATAAGGAGACTCAGCTAAGAGTGAAGGCTGCTTCTCATAGCGAGGTATTGTACATAGAATCAGAGAGTCTCTGacctgaaggggaaaaaaaaacaatcattGGAAAAATATTATCAGCAGCCAGTGAATTCCAGGTTCTCAGGACATCCTTCCCAATTTTCTAAATGACATAAAACTTGGTAGCAGAATTCAGAATTTCAATAACCTCGCATCCATTCCTCCATTTACTTATCCCGTCTTCACTACCCTGATTTCTCTCTCCAGTACTGGAGCTTCTAACACCACAGGAAATTATATATGCTTCATGCAAGATAATCAcaaacaaagatttttctcaaaGAATAAGGGAAAAGGTTAAAGAAAGATGACTTACTTTGTAAGGTGCTGACACTGTTTACTACATTGGGATGTGGCATACTGCATGTCTGTAAGATGCGACTCTGAGAGAGACTTGCTGATAGCATCTCTGGAGTTGCAGGCTTGATCcctaaaaaaaatgtaagggtaaaaaaaaggagaaaaatgaag comes from the Cuculus canorus isolate bCucCan1 chromosome 1, bCucCan1.pri, whole genome shotgun sequence genome and includes:
- the POU1F1 gene encoding pituitary-specific positive transcription factor 1 isoform X4; translated protein: MTCQAFASSDTFVPLNSDSSPSLPLIMHHSAAECLAVSNHATNVVSTGLHYSVPSCPYGNQPSTYGVMAGSLTPCLYKFPEHALSASSCALGHGFTPMHQSLLTDDPTATDFKQEFRRKSKSIEEPVDMDSPEIRELEKFANEFKLRRIKLGYTQTNVGEALAAVHGSEFSQTTICRFENLQLSFKNACKLKSILSKWLEEAEQVGALYNEKVGVNERKRKRRTTISIAAKEALERHFGEQSKPSSQEIMRMAEGLNLEKEVVRVWFCNRRQREKRVKTSLHQNTFSSIIKEHHECR
- the POU1F1 gene encoding pituitary-specific positive transcription factor 1 isoform X2 produces the protein MTCQAFASSDTFVPLNSDSSPSLPLIMHHSAAECLAVSNHATNVVSTGLHYSVPSCPYGNQPSTYGVMAGIKPATPEMLSASLSQSRILQTCSMPHPNVVNSVSTLQSSLTPCLYKFPEHALSASSCALGHGFTPMHQSLLTDDPTATDFKQEFRRKSKSIEEPVDMDSPEIRELEKFANEFKLRRIKLGYTQTNVGEALAAVHGSEFSQTTICRFENLQLSFKNACKLKSILSKWLEEAEQVGALYNEKVGVNERKRKRRTTISIAAKEALERHFGEQSKPSSQEIMRMAEGLNLEKEVVRVWFCNRRQREKRVKTSLHQNTFSSIIKEHHECR
- the POU1F1 gene encoding pituitary-specific positive transcription factor 1 isoform X1, which produces MTCQAFASSDTFVPLNSDSSPSLPLIMHHSAAECLAVSNHATNVVSTVPSVLSLIRTPICSCTRGAVATLGNALAGLHYSVPSCPYGNQPSTYGVMAGIKPATPEMLSASLSQSRILQTCSMPHPNVVNSVSTLQSSLTPCLYKFPEHALSASSCALGHGFTPMHQSLLTDDPTATDFKQEFRRKSKSIEEPVDMDSPEIRELEKFANEFKLRRIKLGYTQTNVGEALAAVHGSEFSQTTICRFENLQLSFKNACKLKSILSKWLEEAEQVGALYNEKVGVNERKRKRRTTISIAAKEALERHFGEQSKPSSQEIMRMAEGLNLEKEVVRVWFCNRRQREKRVKTSLHQNTFSSIIKEHHECR
- the POU1F1 gene encoding pituitary-specific positive transcription factor 1 isoform X3, whose translation is MTCQAFASSDTFVPLNSDSSPSLPLIMHHSAAECLAVSNHATNVVSTVPSVLSLIRTPICSCTRGAVATLGNALAGLHYSVPSCPYGNQPSTYGVMAGSLTPCLYKFPEHALSASSCALGHGFTPMHQSLLTDDPTATDFKQEFRRKSKSIEEPVDMDSPEIRELEKFANEFKLRRIKLGYTQTNVGEALAAVHGSEFSQTTICRFENLQLSFKNACKLKSILSKWLEEAEQVGALYNEKVGVNERKRKRRTTISIAAKEALERHFGEQSKPSSQEIMRMAEGLNLEKEVVRVWFCNRRQREKRVKTSLHQNTFSSIIKEHHECR